A genomic stretch from Xanthocytophaga agilis includes:
- a CDS encoding CAP domain-containing protein — protein MERKRIPKTLVLVLCLMVTNVSAYAQKYYQMTWREFYALPEAQKPIDPKNPDYELIDAAFFHATNEAREKEKRKTFLYSEVLYTAADEHSASMISKNYYAHEDRTDKKRYLPGQRITLAGGKFMATAENIAQYEVIATPGQYCPRKQSNGEYRYFDCNTDKVYPAHTAVSFAQKVVKGWMNSPGHRRNILNNDYQYMACAIQIIKNPYKSENTPFARITQNFGGGIMPSSQASTK, from the coding sequence ATGGAAAGAAAACGTATTCCTAAAACTTTAGTATTGGTTCTGTGTTTAATGGTCACTAATGTATCAGCCTATGCGCAGAAGTATTATCAGATGACATGGCGAGAGTTTTATGCTCTCCCGGAAGCTCAAAAACCGATTGATCCTAAAAATCCAGATTATGAACTAATTGATGCAGCATTCTTTCATGCCACCAATGAAGCTCGCGAAAAGGAAAAACGTAAAACTTTTCTGTACTCTGAGGTGCTGTATACAGCCGCCGATGAACATTCGGCTTCTATGATTAGTAAAAACTACTATGCACACGAAGATCGTACAGACAAAAAGCGTTACCTGCCTGGTCAGCGCATAACACTAGCTGGTGGAAAATTTATGGCAACAGCCGAAAATATTGCGCAATATGAGGTAATTGCTACACCAGGACAGTATTGCCCCCGCAAACAAAGCAATGGAGAATACCGATATTTTGACTGCAATACAGACAAGGTATATCCTGCCCATACAGCTGTCTCTTTTGCACAGAAGGTGGTAAAAGGCTGGATGAACTCTCCAGGTCACCGACGTAACATTCTCAATAATGATTATCAATATATGGCTTGTGCTATTCAGATTATAAAAAATCCCTATAAGTCAGAGAATACACCTTTTGCCAGAATAACTCAGAACTTTGGTGGAGGGATCATGCCATCCAGCCAGGCTTCTACTAAATAA
- a CDS encoding type I restriction enzyme HsdR N-terminal domain-containing protein encodes MLELNLPPYKHEVIRKKDKLYIFDILRKKYIYLTPEEWVRQHFVHLLLNKYSYPKALIKAESAVIYNQLPKRADLLVFDRNGKPFLLIECKDTLVPLDDLVLQQAARYNHIVQAPYVILVNGLEWFCYQANTESGPFLLLEDIPLFPD; translated from the coding sequence ATGCTTGAGTTAAATCTGCCTCCTTATAAACATGAGGTAATTCGCAAGAAAGATAAACTGTACATCTTTGATATTCTACGAAAGAAATATATATACCTGACTCCTGAAGAATGGGTAAGGCAACATTTTGTACACCTTCTGCTGAATAAATACAGTTACCCAAAGGCTCTCATTAAAGCTGAGAGTGCAGTTATTTATAATCAGTTGCCCAAACGTGCTGATTTGTTGGTTTTTGACAGAAATGGAAAACCTTTTTTACTGATAGAATGTAAAGACACATTAGTGCCATTGGATGATCTGGTACTACAGCAGGCAGCCAGATATAATCATATTGTGCAGGCTCCCTATGTGATTCTGGTCAATGGTCTGGAGTGGTTTTGTTATCAGGCAAATACCGAAAGTGGGCCATTTCTCTTGCTGGAAGATATTCCTTTATTTCCGGATTGA
- a CDS encoding DUF1648 domain-containing protein, which produces MRPLFLVIRLLKILSWLGALAFLLYSYYYLPDQIAIHYNHEGVPDNFLSRESFFYIAAGFIILVNVILSLIGRLVLGLPNQAILVPNANHWLANKTSREQLMYILRNWINALAVILNVYTMAMLFITLRLHTNQRVFLSDFTWILFAGIALIVVWVIYLPIRLRFKQTVEI; this is translated from the coding sequence ATGCGTCCACTTTTCCTGGTTATCCGTTTACTTAAAATATTGTCGTGGCTGGGTGCTCTAGCGTTTCTTTTGTATTCATACTACTATCTTCCGGATCAAATTGCTATTCATTATAACCATGAAGGGGTTCCCGATAATTTTCTCTCCCGTGAGTCTTTCTTTTATATAGCTGCAGGGTTTATTATTCTGGTTAACGTAATTCTGTCCCTGATTGGTCGGTTGGTATTAGGTCTACCAAATCAGGCAATCCTGGTTCCCAATGCTAATCACTGGCTAGCCAATAAAACAAGTAGAGAACAGTTAATGTACATTCTTCGTAACTGGATCAATGCACTGGCAGTGATTCTGAATGTATATACAATGGCAATGCTTTTTATTACCCTGCGTTTACATACCAATCAGCGTGTATTTCTAAGCGATTTCACCTGGATTCTTTTTGCAGGAATTGCGTTGATTGTGGTATGGGTTATTTATCTGCCGATCCGCCTGCGATTCAAACAAACAGTTGAGATCTGA
- a CDS encoding GNAT family N-acetyltransferase: MRIENCTIDDFNQITRDIIDFWGSDRTLSMHHPYLVYEFGNTAFVIRDSGVVIAYLFGFFSQTESVGYVHLIGVREHYQKQGLGELLYDNFIQLSRSKGIQKLKAVTTPTNTKSINFHQKKIGMTLLGLPNPEGINVIRGYSGPDKETVVFEKIL, encoded by the coding sequence ATGAGAATTGAGAATTGCACCATTGATGACTTTAATCAAATAACCCGTGATATTATTGATTTTTGGGGAAGTGATAGAACGTTGTCGATGCATCATCCATACTTAGTGTATGAATTTGGGAATACTGCGTTTGTGATTAGAGATAGTGGGGTTGTAATCGCCTATCTTTTCGGTTTTTTCTCACAAACAGAAAGTGTTGGATATGTGCATTTGATTGGTGTTCGGGAACACTATCAAAAGCAAGGGTTAGGTGAGTTGTTGTATGATAATTTTATACAACTATCTAGATCCAAAGGAATACAAAAGCTAAAGGCTGTAACAACACCAACAAATACCAAATCAATTAACTTCCATCAGAAGAAAATCGGAATGACATTGCTTGGCTTACCCAACCCGGAAGGAATCAATGTAATTCGGGGTTATTCCGGACCTGACAAAGAAACAGTTGTATTTGAAAAAATACTATAA